The window ACGCAAAGCTCTCCACCGCCATCACGGCAGGCAACGGCCCGGACGTAGCCACCATCGAATACCCGCAGTTGCCTCAGTTCGTCAGCAACAGCCAGGTGATCCCGCTCGATGGCCTGATCAACAAGGCCGAAACAGTGGACAAGCTCACGGACGAGACCAAGGCACTGGTCCAGTTCGGTGAGAAGACGTACGCACTTCCGTACGACGCAGCCCCCATGCTCATGTGGTACCGCAAAGACATGCTGGCGAAGGCCGGCGTCGAGGTCCCCAAGACCTGGGATGAATTCGAAGAGGCCGGAAAAAAGCTCAAGGCCGTAGCGCCTGACTCCTACCTCGCCAGCTTCAACCCCAACGAGGTAGCCGCGAGCGCCGGCTTGGCCTGGCAGGCAGGTGCCAAGTGGTTCGGCACCGAAGGCGACAGCTGGAAGGTGGGCGTCAACGACGAAGCCACACAGAAGGTCGCCTCGTACTGGCAGAAGCTGATCGACCAAAAGATCGTCAAGGTCAGCCAGGCCTACAGTGACGAGTGGAGCCTTGACCTGGCCAACAGCAACGTAGTTGGCGTCCTCGGTGCCAACTGGAGCGCAACCGGTATCCAGAAGCGCACCGAAGCCAGCGGCCAGAAGGGCCAGTGGATCGCTGCGGAAATGCCCACTTGGGGCGAGGAGTCCGGTGCTTTCTATGGCGGATCCAGCTTCAACGTGACCAAGAGCAGCAAGAACCCGGCCGCGGCCGCCAAGTTCGTAGAGTTCCTCACCACCAGCCAGGAAGCCATCAAGGCCCGTGGCAACACCGGCTCCGCGTTCCTGGCCTTCCCGGGCCTGACTCCGGTGGCGCAGAAAGCCTATGACGCCAGCTACTTCGGCAACGACATCTATGAGGTCTTCAACAAGGCGTACGGCACCATCACCCCGGGCTGGCAGTGGGGTCCCAACTGGGACATCACCAACACCGCCCTCAAAGACGCCTACGGCAAGCTGACCACCGGCGGCACCATCCATGACGCCGTCGATACTGCCCAGGACGCCACCGTGGCCAGCCTGAAGCAGGCCGGCCTGTCCGTCAAAGAGTAACTCCGTCACCGAAGAGCCGCTCACCGAGTAGCCACACAGGCAGGGGGCCTCATGATGAGGCCCCCTCCCAGCTAGGAGAATCCCATGGCCACCCAGGCCCTCACCACCACAGTGCGCCGCCGAGGCCGCGCACTGGCGGGAACCGGCGGAAGGACTGCCGCCCTGTTCCTGGTTCCCTTCTTCGCGGTCTTCGCGATCGCAATGATCGCACCGGTGATCTACTCCCTGGTGCTGAGTTTCCACTCGCAGCAAAAATCCGGGCTGGGCTTCGGGGAAGCCAAGACGGTCTTCGTAGGACTAGAGAACTATGT is drawn from Arthrobacter sp. 31Y and contains these coding sequences:
- a CDS encoding ABC transporter substrate-binding protein, with the translated sequence MKRRHLFAGVAGLAASTLLLAACGTGPTPAAAPTPTEDPSGSITFWSSLAGMDKVAEAFNASQDKIKVSFETIPNGANGGYAKLSTAITAGNGPDVATIEYPQLPQFVSNSQVIPLDGLINKAETVDKLTDETKALVQFGEKTYALPYDAAPMLMWYRKDMLAKAGVEVPKTWDEFEEAGKKLKAVAPDSYLASFNPNEVAASAGLAWQAGAKWFGTEGDSWKVGVNDEATQKVASYWQKLIDQKIVKVSQAYSDEWSLDLANSNVVGVLGANWSATGIQKRTEASGQKGQWIAAEMPTWGEESGAFYGGSSFNVTKSSKNPAAAAKFVEFLTTSQEAIKARGNTGSAFLAFPGLTPVAQKAYDASYFGNDIYEVFNKAYGTITPGWQWGPNWDITNTALKDAYGKLTTGGTIHDAVDTAQDATVASLKQAGLSVKE